Genomic DNA from Anguilla anguilla isolate fAngAng1 chromosome 17, fAngAng1.pri, whole genome shotgun sequence:
ccagacaatcggtcttacctcctgagcgaTGTCACTGCTGATGCCGTGATGTCATAGACGTGTGTCCACTGCTGACTgcgtgatgtcactgctgacGCCGTGATGGCATAGATGTGTGTCCACTGCTGACTgcgtgatgtcactgctgacGCCGTGATGGCATAGATGTGTGTCCACTGCTGACTgcgtgatgtcactgctgacGCCGTGGTGGCATAGATGTGTGTCCACTGCTGACTgcgtgatgtcactgctgacGCCGTGATGGCTTATACGTGTGTCCACTGCTGAGAAACCTGGGTGTGGCAGCATCGTCTTCTTTTCTGTTTACGGTTTACTAATTTATGGAAACAAGACTACAGTCCTCTTCAATTACTTATTgaacctgtttttattttttaaatatatatatattttattttatttgcacattcaTGAATATTTGGTGAAAACAAGAGTAAGAACAGGCATGGTTCAGTGTCTGTAGAACGTTTTTAAATTTGTATCCTAGCTGTACTTGTTCCTCAGCATAACACATTAGGTTGGGCAGTGAGTGGTGTGTCCCTGTCTTGTTGCAATTAGAATTGTTTTGGAAACGCCTCACAAGCTGCGAAAGGACATGAAGCAGTTTATACACGTTTGTCAGGGTCTTATTGGCTGTGTTACGCAAGCGGGCGCGAGAGGCTGCCAACAGCCAATAAAAAACAAGCGATTATTTACATAACGCGGCAACAATAAACAGATGTTTTCTGTCAGCCGTTAGCGCTTTCTAAAGGCGGGAGGCTGTGAGAGTTACCGTATGAACGCGCTAGGCTACACGCGCTACCATATAAAGACATGctacagaaaagaaaactgaaaccaCCAATttgctttatgtttttgttttatggtgtGGACCAGTTGTACTGTCATTATATAGATTCTGTGCCTGTCATGTCATCAACGATAATGTGATCAGCTGAGTCATCAGTATATCATTCTTGCTTTTGTGCCGTGAGTGTCCTAGATTTTATCCTGCCGAGTTAATGACTAGCGCGAGGGTGGCTAAGTGTCTTAGCGATGCTTGTGTTGTGCATCCATGATCggattgaaagaaaaaaaattgcaattttgtgttttggaaatcATCACTTTTTATTGTACACTGATACAAATGGGTTTTTTAATTCGACTGATTGTGAAAAGCTTCCTGTCGAGGCAAAGCACTCCCTTCTTGATTTCTTTCAGTTAAAGAGTTGACAAAAATAGATACAAAGTAGATCATAGAGGAGAATGTATAAATCTTAATGAGGACGATTCTTTATAGGAAAAACATACAGGAAGAGTTTAATGGCTGGTCTTTAAGAGACAGCTGGAAACTGAAAGTGActtcctgacctttgaccttttggcCTGAATATTTCATCTTGAAAGACCCGTGTCCTGCTCCTCCTGAGCGAACGCTCGGGCGTGGCAGGCTGATCAAACGCTCGATCTGCGGCGCCGTCCGGACGGCTGTAACACCAGGCCTGTTCTGCGACGGCGGCCTTTCTGCGCGCGCAGACGGAAGCGTGCGCGGCTGGGGTCCGCGCCCCGCTGCTCGCGGCCCAAACGGGACCGCTCCTGATTGCGCTCGGCCCGGGTTCGAGGCGGCCGGCGCCATCGCTCGTGATGGTGTTGCTGCCGCGGGTACAGGGCGGTGTTGAGGGTGGTGTTGAGGGTGGTGTTGCTGCTGCGGGTACAGGGCGGTGTtgagggtggtgctgctgcGGGTACAGGGCGGTGTTGAGGGTGGTGTTGCTGCTGCGGGTACAGGGCGGTGTTGAGGGTGGTGTTGCTGCGGCTACAGGGCGGTGTTGAGGGTGGTGTTGCTGCGGCTACAGGGCGGTGTTGCTGGGTGATGTTGCTGTGGGTACAGGGCGGTGTtgagggtggtgctgctgcGGGTACAGGGCGGTGTTGAGGGTGGTGTTGCTGCTGCgggtacagggtggtgttgCTGTAGGCATGAGCGTGCTCAGTACAGGCCATGGGGCCGATATCTGTACAAAGGGGCGGAgctttaactgaatttcaagGAGTTCTGACCATGCGATTGGTGGGCGGGCAATTGGAGAGCGGTTGCTTGGGGGAGTGAGCGGTtccttgggggggggtgagtggttGCTTGGGGGGGGTGAGCGGTTGCTCGGGGTGGTGAATGGTTGCTTGGGGGGGTGAGCGgttgctcggggggggggggtgagtggttGCTTGGGGGGGTGAGCGGttgctcggggggggggtgagtggttGCTTGGGGGAGTGAGCGgttgctcggggggggggggggggtgggtggttgcttggggggggtgagcggttgctcggggggggggggggggggtgagcggttgctcggggggggtgagtggttgcttggggggggtgagcggttgctcggggggggggggggggtgagcggttgctcggggggggtgagtggttgcttggggggggtgagcggttgctcgggggggggggggtgagcggttgctcggggggggtgagtggttgcttggggggggtgagcggttgctcgggggggggggggtgagtggttgcttgggggggggggtgagtggttgcttgggggggggtgagtggttgcttgggggggggggtgagtggttgcttgggggggggtgagtggttgcttggggggggggggtgagtggttgcttgggggggggggggtgagtggttgcttggggggggggggtgattggtTGCTTGGGGGCAGCCCTCTGTGTCCATGTTTTAGGGATTAACACCACACCGCGGAGTCCGGTGTCAGGACGACAAGACGGCTCGTCCCAGCGATGCACTTCACCTCGCCGGCGATAaagttagccccccccccccccccccaacgccgcGGCGTTCGcctggggtcccccccccccctctgacgCAAGCGAATCCCTCCATCAGTGTCTGGTGTCATGGTGACGCACGTCGACGCAGACGCCTCCTATAAAAATAACCGCCCGGCGCAGACTGAGGTATTTATAACTGAAGTTATTCAAACGCAACGACTCTCCTGCCTCTCACCGGGACTCACAGGAAAGACCCTCCATGATTTCCTGCTGATGCGGCTGATTTCATGCAGGTTTAGTGCATTTCtgtcttcaaatgcatttcattagtGGCCAAAATCATTCAATACATTTGATGAGAAAACTGCACATGCAGTAAGAATGTCTCTGCACATCTTTGGTGTTATTGACACCGTCTTCGTTATTTAATCTAAAACCATTAAGTCTGGCTGATAGCCATTAGTGTAATTCATAAtagggcagcacggtggtgctgggggtagcctcacagcaagaaggttgtgggttcgaatctcggcttgggcctttctgtgtggagtttgcatgttccccctgtgtccgcatgggtttcatacgacagtccaaagacatgcaggtaggctaactggagacttcaaattgcccataagtatgagtgtgtgagcgattggtgtgtgtgccctgcgatagactggcggccTATCTTGGGTGTAatccactgcatgctgggataggctccagcaccctctgcGACCctggataagcgggtgtagataatggatggatatacTTCATAATCTGTTTAAGTGTTTTCACATTTGAGTAAAACAAATAGGAATTCGTTTAAATTTTATGTAATTCCATTCCCAGTTTGTCTAATTCAATCTTCCCATGAAGTAGCAgattaaaccttttttatttctggcTGAAAGAAACGGTAACACTATCTTCAGTTTGCTTTTGAAAGTTCAGGTTGAACCATTTTGTGGTAGGCTTTGATCCGCCCGTGGGAGTACTATAGTACCCCATAAAACCCCATGTGCCCTGCGTGTTCATATGGGGGTCCTGAGATTCATACAAACTATTCCTCATATTACTGATCAAACACTTAAAATTTGAGGTCCAtaatacgttttaaaaaatacatttaaaattaacaCTACCATTCCCATGAACAACATTGTGGCTCGATTCAGTGAACAATTGTAATGTAATTCCTTTCCAGTCAGATACACTGCACATTGTCAGTACACAGATAATACAGGCTTCATGAAGTATTGTACCAACGATTTTTCATGAAATTTGCCGCaacagcagatgcttttattaaaaaatcatAGTCACAGAACTGAACCTCTAGATAACGACAAGGTTGCCAGTTTAAATCCCACAGTGACAAGGTGGCTGCTCTGAATATCAATGCTTGCTGGGCAAAGCATGTGCAGCAATAAACAGAAGAAGTCAATGAAATATACACTATTTTTATAGTGTAGTAATCCTGTAATATTTACTGTTTTTCCTTCAGTCACATAAATGAGATGTGTGATATACATTTATCATGTATCTCAGACCTGCGTTTGATTTATCTAATACTGGATATTAGCAAGtacaatttcaaaacaaatgtcCATACCGGATACACAGGGTTTTCTGGGTAACATGTTAAAACGTGTCTCTCATTTCCAGAGTCACTCCTGTGCAGCGCAGCGTCTGAGCACCAGGCTAACCGAGagagctcttcttctgtggtggcAGTGAAAGGAGACTCCTCCGCCTGGTTCTCATCTCCGCCGGGTCTGTCTTCGTTGCTTAGTCGTCCAAATTGAATTATTCCCACATTAAAGGTCATTAATAAGCCATTTTCTTCCCCCTCCGGCTGGCGCCTGGCTGTTCGTCTTCATCACCATCGCTTCTGCCAGCCTTGCGTCCGTCACTTCGACGCGGCCCGAATGTTTGAGGGCAAAGCCGTTAATGGTCTCCAGGGAGACGCCACGGCAACGGAGAACACTGGATATTAATAGATTAATGGCTTTGTGTCACTGAGGTCCAAAGGATGCACTCGTGTTTCCTTGCTGAATAATTCTTATGGAGCCTCCTAGCTTCTAGCTCCTTGAAGGAGCATTTAACGGGTTAGAATGTCCTCAAAGATGGCGCACCTTGATCAATTTCCGGGTCAGTCAAGGACCTCGGAGACAAAGGACGAATAAAATAAGGGATTGGAATGCACCCATGTTGGAACGCACTCCAGGCATCCCCTGTTCACCCCTGCTGGGGCCTCTCGCTCACACAAACGCGCTTCCCCGCGTGGCCACCAGGGCGGCCTGTCTCTGGCCTACACAAACGCGCTTCCCCGCGTGGCCACCAGGGCGGCCTGGCTCTCCCTGCGGCGCTCTTTCTGGCGCTGGCGGCGGACCTTCCAGCAGGCGGCGCTGgcggccagcagcagcaggccggCGGACAGCAGCACCAGGCCCAGCACGGAGATGGTGGAGCCGTGCGTGTTGAAGGCGTAGGCCACGGCGGTGACCACCAGGCCGGCGATCAGCACCACCACGCCGAACGGCACCGTGCAGCGGTAGCAGGACAGCTCCGCCCCGCCCGTCGCTGCCGTCAGCTGGACCTCGCTCACCAGCGGGGCGTCCGCCATCGTCACCGTGCGCTCCCCGCGGCCGTCCCGCGGCTTCTCCGCGCGCGGCGTGTCCGGTgccgcgcccgccgccgccTTCAGCTCACCGTCTCTCAGCTCCGTCATGGCGCTGCGCCGCGGCGCGGTCGGGTCCGAGTCACTGCGGCCTTCAGTGGGCTGATCGGCTCATGGTTCGGAATCTGTAGAATAAAAACAAGGGTGTTAAAATCagttattttctgttcatttgtacAATATCTATAGGGGCGTCCCTGGATGTGCTGAATtggcaatattttaatttaacccAGCTTGGTGTGGGGCAGCTATGTAGCAAAATAGGCTACTGAGTCTGCAGGGCGTAAAGGTTATGGTTTAGATTTGGGggttgtgggttcaattcccagctggggtgcTACAGCTGTACCTCTCAGCCAGGTCCTTGAGCTCAGCTGCTTCTGTAAGACATCTTGCTGCAGAATGGATTCCATGCAAATGGGTAAATGCTCTAATAGGAAGTCATTTCACAGGGTAAAGGGTCATTAGTCCTGCTCCAGGCCATTGGCTTGGCTGCATCAAAAGGGCTAAAGCAACCAGTAGAGTCAGAGATCTCATGAAGTGGTAAATAACACTTGTAAACTCGCCAGTCAATTACAGATTGACCTTCTCAGAACTGCATGTTGGCATTCCACTATGGtcggtgagagagagcgagagtgtgtgtgtgtgtgtgagagagagagaactagTCTTGGCTACCTTCTATGATaatactttgtttttgttggcaTTGGACACACACGTTATGTCTAATTGTCTTTGGTGCTGCTTCCAGAATAGTACTTGATAGCGTTtcccttttctttgttttgtcaaCCCCAGCTTTGGAACGGGGTGGCGGTGTGGGGATGACGGTTCGAACTGTGGGTCCGCGTAATCATTGATAACTTCTGAAATGAGCTGACGTACATATGACTCTACTGAATTTTACACGCTTCAAGTGCACCATTTCCCAAACCCCGAACACAGCTGATCCGATGTATGAGATTAGAAAAGGATCCTCTTGGATACGAGTGCTTATATTAACGTAGAAAAAATTTCAGAACATAGCTAtggatcattaaaaaaaaaggttaaattaaaaaaacattaaacccTGCGgtgtgttttgtcattttcttcgAAAGGAGAGTAAACAATTACGAATCAAATCATATAATACGTTTTAAAGTGGTTGTAATCGCTGTTTTTACTCAAAGACGTTCCAAAAAGTGCTGGCGATAGTAAATGTACTTTAACATTACGACATACGTAATAAAGTGAAGTTAGCTTTATAAGACAGTTGGATGTTAGAAGCAAAGTGTACATGTATGCTGACCGTGTTTACGTTTGCAACAACGGCTGTAACCACGCACGTCGCTCAGATCAAATAAGATCCCTTTGTTGTTTACTCGGACTTACGCGATTTTAGCGCAGAAAAGACTTACCTTACGCTTGTGTTCTCTGTTCTTGCGCGAGCTTTCTGACTTGAAGACTTGTGCCCATCGTCCTCTCGAGTAGGAGAGTAACAGATTTACcaagtgtttttaaataatgcgTTTTCTAGCCtgttcaaaacaaatacacGTTTTGATGTTTTGAAACGAGAAAAAAACGGATAGTGTACGGTAGTACAACACAAAAAGTCTACAGTAAATCTCTCGGACCTGAAGAGGCTCCTCGCTTCCCTGCAGTGTCAGTGTACACTCGCGTTGGCTGCGCGAGGAGTTGGAATTCGAGTCTCATTCATCGGGTGTCTGGCTCACGCGCTTCCTTGAGGAGAGACTTGTACTCCCATTAtactgaaagggggggggggggtctgaaagGTCTCCGTGACTCACAGGGGAGTTTTCTTAGCTGGgaacacatctcacacacacaaacacgcactcagAGACAGTTTAACGCTCTGGCCTGGCACAGGATGTATGTAAGCCCAACATGTGAGTCTTAAACTGATATCTGAATATCATGGTCCTAGTGGAAATTCCAGCTTGGTTCCAGCCTGTTTTGAAGGTGGTCTGGAGATGGGTAGGCTGGCGACAAGATGGTTGAGATGGCAACCATGCTGGTAGGAACGTGTCCAGCTGGTGGACCAGCTTGGTACAGACAACAGATCATCACCAATTTCCAGATGGTATCCAGCTGGCTGAACCTGGTTCCAGCTAGATTCCGTCATAGGCTTGTACCTGGATGACAAATCTTTACACTGTGATTTAGCACATTTGTTTGGaagatacaaaaatatattgcgAAGATTTAAGAACAAGAACTTGGCAAACAACTTTGCAGATTAAAATTTCTGCATGTGGGAACTAACTTTAGAatcattatttctcagtaaaaaaaatagtacTTGGTTGCCATATATCACACTTTACTTCGATCCAGACACTGTGGTCAGGTAGCTATAAACACTCTACAAGAAGAGGGAATAAAGAATGGTGATTAAATTGTTACCGTGTATCAAAATTAAACATGACAAAGGAAGACTTAAGATGCTCAGTCTAGTCGGTCTCCACAACGGTTGCAGGTTTGGCAGGTTCTTAAAATTTTTAACAGAATGAAAGAAGCGGATTGCAGAACATATGCCGGGCAGTTCTGTCATCAGGAAAAGACAGTGTAGTTGGAAATGAAAATTTTAGAACTTAATGAGTGAACGTACTATACCTTCACATAGGGAATTGAAGTTTTTTAAGCACAGAAGACCTGCTGTGTTCCAGCGCTAGCGTAGGGCATGCAGCTCATGCAGTGTTATGTTTGACAGATGCAAGGGATGATGGGATGCATGTGTAATTTAATTTACGTGTTTCTTCTCCTGCCGTGTGACAGGACCCGCATTagcccctccctcgctctccgtTCTCCAGCACGCCCCGCCCCAGTTTGGCAGTAACCCAGCAACAAGCCGAGATTGATTGAGTGGCCAGTTCCTGGCGTCATACAATTTTTATCTTCTTGCGTTCTCAGCAGACTAAGGAACAGCCCACCCAAACCATCCATGGGTCTGTC
This window encodes:
- the LOC118216725 gene encoding transmembrane protein 100-like produces the protein MTELRDGELKAAAGAAPDTPRAEKPRDGRGERTVTMADAPLVSEVQLTAATGGAELSCYRCTVPFGVVVLIAGLVVTAVAYAFNTHGSTISVLGLVLLSAGLLLLAASAACWKVRRQRQKERRRESQAALVATRGSAFV